From one Deinococcus sp. QL22 genomic stretch:
- a CDS encoding acyl carrier protein, which yields MTLTQDWTALNHSKAKGQLLAALRPLPVSERLHLLTQYIEQQVTWIRQQGGTETDLTANRSFLAIGFDSLMSVELLYSLQRDLGRDIDPAALEQDTIDELAQTILAEVFLEG from the coding sequence ATGACCCTGACCCAAGATTGGACAGCCCTAAACCACAGCAAAGCCAAAGGCCAACTGCTGGCCGCCCTCAGGCCGCTGCCTGTCTCTGAGCGGCTGCACCTGCTGACCCAATACATCGAGCAGCAAGTGACGTGGATTCGGCAGCAAGGCGGCACCGAAACCGACCTCACTGCCAACCGCAGCTTCCTGGCCATCGGCTTCGATTCGCTGATGAGCGTGGAACTTCTCTACAGCCTGCAACGCGATCTAGGGCGCGACATCGATCCGGCGGCGCTAGAACAAGACACCATTGACGAGTTGGCGCAGACCATTTTGGCCGAGGTTTTTCTGGAGGGCTGA
- a CDS encoding class I SAM-dependent methyltransferase, which yields MTNTVSMTPEMEALKTRLKATWNAGDYGHFATYLEAGALAFLDRLSIAPGTRMLDLGCGAGQIAIPAARAGVHVTGIDIAPQQIEQARIRAKAEGLDVTFEEGDAEMLPYADASFDLVVSLIGAMFAPRPDRVAAEMLRVCRPGGRIVMANWTPEGFLGQLFKLMGQHVPPSPLMPSPLLWGNEAIVRERLEAGSSELTLTKRHYPFNYPFGPAEVAEFFRTNYGPTNRAFAALDEVGQAALRRDLEALWTEHNQAGDGTTRYKAEFLEVVAVRADSPTVLA from the coding sequence ATGACAAACACCGTCAGTATGACACCCGAGATGGAAGCGCTGAAGACACGTCTCAAGGCCACCTGGAACGCCGGAGACTACGGGCACTTTGCGACCTACCTGGAAGCGGGCGCCCTCGCTTTCCTGGATCGCCTCTCCATTGCCCCTGGAACTCGCATGCTCGACCTCGGCTGTGGAGCGGGCCAGATTGCAATCCCCGCTGCCCGTGCTGGTGTCCATGTCACCGGGATCGATATTGCGCCTCAGCAGATCGAGCAGGCCCGCATCCGGGCCAAGGCGGAGGGGCTTGATGTCACCTTTGAAGAGGGTGACGCAGAGATGCTCCCCTATGCGGACGCTTCCTTCGACCTCGTGGTCAGCCTGATTGGCGCGATGTTCGCTCCGCGGCCTGACCGCGTGGCGGCAGAGATGCTGCGCGTCTGCAGGCCGGGCGGCCGGATCGTCATGGCGAATTGGACCCCAGAGGGCTTCCTGGGCCAGTTGTTCAAACTCATGGGCCAGCATGTCCCACCCTCACCCCTGATGCCGTCACCCCTGCTCTGGGGCAACGAAGCGATCGTCCGCGAGCGTCTGGAGGCGGGAAGCTCTGAGCTGACCCTCACCAAGCGCCATTATCCCTTCAACTACCCCTTCGGCCCTGCCGAGGTTGCAGAGTTCTTCCGTACCAACTATGGGCCGACGAACCGGGCCTTCGCGGCCCTGGATGAGGTTGGACAGGCGGCGCTGCGCCGAGACCTAGAAGCACTGTGGACGGAGCACAACCAGGCTGGCGACGGCACAACCCGCTACAAGGCGGAATTTCTGGAAGTGGTGGCCGTGCGCGCGGACAGTCCCACCGTCCTTGCCTAG
- a CDS encoding integrase core domain-containing protein, which yields MCCHTPGGFNGVEGVRNGGLKSGQRFGEALARSSSEHAGVLVGGWRAVYNVCRPHSSLSYQTPHEFAAGWLVQWASQPVPYT from the coding sequence ATGTGTTGCCATACACCGGGTGGCTTCAATGGAGTCGAAGGCGTCCGGAATGGCGGCTTGAAGTCTGGGCAGCGCTTCGGCGAGGCGCTTGCGCGCTCTTCTTCCGAACATGCTGGGGTTCTAGTGGGAGGCTGGCGAGCGGTTTACAACGTCTGCAGGCCACATTCTTCCCTGTCCTACCAAACGCCACACGAATTCGCTGCCGGCTGGCTGGTTCAATGGGCTTCACAACCTGTACCCTATACTTGA
- a CDS encoding sensor domain-containing diguanylate cyclase yields MHKLARVRAQLRTALNSVAQAQARTADAEYLAHLMFELDAPSDARVISGQRAERLRRLTQADQICISFGTLRQGVQFLVLQGDGPSQFELFRQQRFQRAQGGVFWERIESGEALFVDDYPRSPTTSPFMLQAGVSAVAHLPFGQLDGEVGVLTAFRFGVPRPWTPRERTLLEVTARALGQAVSRAQTILELARAVKFSTAIAQVARLTETPLGLHETAQQAAGIMADPARFDFAVLAQVDGERVIHHLQFRNARVSAELVRLIELGLPRTQSLAWMSLQRNEALFIDRYQDSPVRVEALANEDVQALAFVPLTMGDPAHGLALIIGRVGDSPPWSVQDQDLFLTAAQSLRLSYERQHSMDHLREAALTDPLTQLGNRRALEDALELALAEARETRSGLSLISIDLDGLKAVNDCDGHERGDALLVGFASSLRLAFRGEDALFRVGGDEFVVLVKHPSPAGAAVGGSLSRVRVAVDQLRRGGFDQVDVSAGIATFPEDRDDVTQLLRLSDQRMYLQKQEHRQR; encoded by the coding sequence ATGCACAAGCTGGCCCGGGTGAGGGCTCAGCTCCGGACGGCCTTGAACAGCGTCGCGCAGGCTCAGGCGCGGACGGCCGACGCAGAATACCTCGCCCACCTGATGTTCGAACTCGATGCCCCAAGCGATGCACGCGTCATCAGCGGGCAGAGGGCTGAACGCCTCCGGCGCCTCACCCAGGCCGATCAGATCTGTATCAGTTTCGGCACCCTCCGTCAGGGCGTTCAGTTCCTCGTCCTGCAGGGCGACGGTCCGTCCCAGTTCGAGCTCTTTCGTCAACAGCGCTTTCAACGTGCCCAGGGCGGCGTCTTCTGGGAACGCATCGAATCCGGCGAGGCGCTGTTCGTCGACGACTATCCCCGCAGCCCGACGACCTCCCCCTTCATGCTGCAGGCTGGGGTGAGTGCTGTGGCGCATCTGCCCTTCGGTCAGCTGGACGGGGAAGTGGGGGTCCTGACCGCTTTCCGTTTTGGTGTGCCGAGACCCTGGACACCCAGAGAGCGAACGCTCCTCGAAGTGACTGCCAGAGCGTTGGGACAGGCGGTCAGCCGGGCGCAGACCATCCTGGAGCTAGCCCGGGCCGTGAAGTTCTCAACGGCCATCGCTCAGGTGGCCCGGCTCACGGAAACGCCCCTGGGCCTTCACGAAACGGCGCAGCAGGCGGCGGGAATCATGGCTGATCCCGCCCGATTTGACTTCGCGGTTTTGGCCCAGGTGGACGGTGAACGCGTGATTCACCACTTGCAATTCAGGAACGCCCGTGTGTCGGCGGAACTGGTGCGCTTGATTGAACTGGGCTTGCCCCGGACGCAAAGTCTGGCCTGGATGAGCCTGCAGCGGAACGAGGCGCTGTTCATCGACCGGTATCAGGACAGCCCAGTGCGCGTTGAAGCCCTGGCGAATGAGGATGTGCAGGCACTGGCCTTCGTCCCATTAACCATGGGGGACCCGGCCCACGGCCTGGCGCTGATCATCGGCCGGGTTGGAGACAGTCCTCCTTGGTCCGTCCAAGACCAGGACTTGTTCCTGACCGCCGCTCAGAGCCTCCGGCTCTCCTATGAACGCCAGCACTCCATGGATCATCTGCGGGAAGCCGCCCTCACAGATCCCCTCACCCAGCTGGGCAACCGCCGCGCTCTCGAGGACGCCCTGGAACTGGCCCTGGCGGAGGCCCGGGAAACCCGTTCAGGCCTGAGTCTGATCTCCATAGATCTTGACGGCCTCAAGGCGGTGAATGACTGCGATGGGCATGAACGGGGGGACGCCTTGCTGGTTGGGTTTGCGTCCTCGCTGCGGCTGGCTTTCCGGGGTGAGGACGCCTTGTTCCGGGTCGGGGGTGACGAGTTCGTGGTGCTGGTGAAACACCCGTCTCCAGCAGGTGCGGCGGTCGGCGGTTCGCTGTCCCGCGTCCGGGTCGCCGTCGATCAGCTGAGGCGCGGCGGATTTGACCAGGTGGACGTCAGTGCAGGAATCGCCACCTTTCCGGAAGACCGTGACGATGTCACTCAGCTGCTGCGCCTGAGCGATCAGCGGATGTACCTGCAGAAACAGGAACACCGTCAGCGCTGA
- a CDS encoding diguanylate cyclase, producing the protein MFSSTLARWPLLLIAYVVVYALWTLEHWGGIRVTAQIGGTPLILPSLIATLVVFWRSQQEQDARTSRGWLTLAVATGMYTAGMIFWGYHTVVYQRIPFPTMADALFLLFPWFMFAALVQLTGTRLEGLARVKVITNTVIMLFSLGLIEWSVLLRHTVKTADSVLAAAAAVLYPLGDLVMLGGVVFILQYEWQRERRSMLWLILGGVLVFALGNIIYTVEVARGTYTAGSPLDLTWATGLTLFTFAALKARSFVPVPAGTRTTREETSSNLILFLKFGAYAALAPLMLARDTGIVDTVVALLALFGLGYFIHSRDRIGRLENQALDKDLLQANTSLIEANTQLNERVRDAVSTLEVRNTELGAQSRILEQQNLKIQTTSDVADLLQACLTLDEARTVLLRAAATIFPGTRGSIATINSSRNLIESFVQWSEAPTSTAEQVFAPSECWALRRGHPHSHERDGSRVSIPCLPLGREVPAAYLCVPLVAQGETVGVFRLQTEDKDPQALQGMNEAVQSMARHVALALANLRLRESLRLQSIRDPLTGLHNRRYLEETLEREVRRAIRGGLSISVLVLDIDHFKKFNDSFGHDAGDGVLKELAGLMQRVFREEDIVCRYGGEEFLIALLDADEAQAMRRAEHLRQAVEGLTVLFQHQPLGTITISVGVAALSEQRSKPADLIQAADQALYRAKKQGRNQVLAAAADPTTGTT; encoded by the coding sequence ATGTTTTCAAGCACGCTGGCACGCTGGCCCCTGTTGCTGATTGCTTACGTGGTCGTGTATGCCCTCTGGACGCTTGAGCACTGGGGGGGAATCCGCGTCACCGCTCAGATCGGCGGCACGCCACTTATTCTTCCGAGCTTGATCGCTACGCTGGTGGTGTTCTGGCGATCCCAGCAAGAGCAAGATGCCCGAACCAGCCGCGGTTGGTTGACCCTCGCGGTCGCCACCGGCATGTATACCGCTGGCATGATCTTCTGGGGGTACCACACTGTGGTGTACCAGCGGATTCCTTTTCCAACCATGGCGGACGCGCTGTTCCTGCTGTTCCCATGGTTCATGTTCGCTGCCCTGGTACAGCTCACCGGCACGCGCCTAGAAGGACTCGCACGGGTCAAAGTCATCACCAACACCGTGATTATGTTGTTTTCCCTGGGCCTGATTGAGTGGTCGGTTCTGCTCCGCCATACTGTCAAGACAGCAGACAGTGTCCTGGCGGCCGCTGCGGCCGTCCTGTACCCCCTGGGTGATCTGGTCATGCTCGGAGGCGTCGTATTTATCCTGCAATACGAATGGCAGCGGGAGCGGCGATCCATGTTGTGGCTGATCCTGGGCGGCGTGCTGGTCTTCGCTCTGGGCAACATCATCTATACCGTTGAGGTGGCCCGAGGAACCTACACTGCCGGATCTCCTCTGGACCTGACGTGGGCGACCGGCCTGACCCTCTTCACCTTCGCTGCTCTTAAGGCGAGGTCATTTGTCCCCGTGCCGGCCGGCACCCGCACGACGCGCGAGGAAACATCATCGAATCTCATTTTGTTCTTGAAATTCGGAGCGTACGCCGCCCTGGCTCCCTTGATGCTGGCGCGGGACACCGGCATCGTTGATACCGTCGTGGCGCTTTTAGCGCTATTTGGTCTCGGGTACTTCATTCACAGTCGCGACAGAATCGGCAGGCTTGAGAATCAAGCTCTGGACAAAGACCTCCTTCAGGCGAACACGTCCCTGATTGAAGCCAACACCCAGCTCAATGAGCGCGTCCGGGACGCGGTCTCCACGCTGGAAGTGCGAAACACAGAACTGGGAGCACAGTCCCGGATCCTAGAGCAGCAAAATCTGAAGATCCAAACCACGAGCGATGTCGCAGACCTGCTTCAAGCCTGCCTGACGCTCGATGAGGCACGAACCGTTCTTTTGCGTGCAGCAGCCACCATATTCCCGGGAACCCGGGGATCGATCGCCACAATCAATTCGTCCCGCAACCTGATCGAGTCCTTCGTGCAGTGGAGCGAAGCCCCGACTTCAACTGCGGAACAGGTATTCGCACCGTCAGAATGCTGGGCTTTGCGGCGGGGTCATCCTCATTCCCATGAGCGCGATGGAAGCCGCGTGAGTATCCCGTGTCTCCCGCTTGGTCGGGAGGTGCCAGCGGCATACCTGTGCGTTCCATTGGTCGCTCAGGGCGAAACGGTCGGCGTCTTTCGCCTTCAGACCGAGGATAAAGATCCACAAGCGCTGCAGGGGATGAACGAAGCTGTCCAAAGTATGGCGCGGCATGTGGCGCTCGCGCTGGCCAATTTAAGGTTGCGCGAGTCGCTGCGTTTGCAATCCATTCGTGACCCTTTGACTGGGCTGCACAACCGGCGCTACCTGGAAGAGACCTTGGAACGGGAAGTCCGCCGGGCCATCCGTGGGGGGCTCTCGATCAGTGTTCTGGTGCTCGACATTGATCATTTCAAGAAATTCAATGACTCGTTTGGTCACGACGCCGGCGATGGAGTGCTGAAGGAACTTGCTGGCCTCATGCAACGCGTTTTTAGAGAGGAAGACATCGTATGCCGGTACGGCGGGGAGGAGTTCTTGATTGCCTTACTTGATGCCGATGAAGCGCAGGCCATGAGGCGTGCGGAGCACCTCCGGCAAGCCGTGGAAGGGCTGACCGTCTTGTTTCAACACCAGCCTCTGGGCACGATCACGATCTCCGTGGGTGTGGCGGCTTTGTCCGAGCAACGTTCTAAACCTGCAGATCTGATTCAGGCGGCAGATCAGGCCTTGTACCGCGCGAAGAAGCAGGGACGGAACCAGGTGCTGGCCGCTGCAGCTGATCCCACAACAGGAACAACCTGA
- a CDS encoding DinB family protein, producing the protein MTHHSDSGLLGALLEAWNRNNTILMNLLHVLPEGGLEAKATPGSPSIAELLTHIRFIRICTVYENDPEFARRHAELALQDEDEWLDERDPVRLAQMLQDSAGVVRDAVKGWVEAGRGRVGDYAHPVLLLQHLLWHEGYHVGQMKLALKITGRPLSDQEAGPATWNVWRH; encoded by the coding sequence ATGACACACCACTCCGATTCGGGCCTGCTGGGAGCATTGCTAGAGGCGTGGAACCGCAACAACACCATCCTGATGAACTTGCTGCACGTCTTGCCTGAGGGCGGACTGGAGGCCAAAGCTACGCCGGGCAGCCCTTCCATTGCCGAACTGCTGACCCACATCCGCTTCATCCGCATCTGCACGGTCTATGAGAACGACCCGGAGTTCGCCCGAAGACACGCTGAGCTGGCCCTGCAAGATGAAGACGAGTGGCTCGATGAGCGCGATCCGGTTCGACTGGCTCAAATGCTTCAGGACAGCGCCGGGGTGGTGCGGGACGCCGTGAAGGGCTGGGTGGAAGCAGGACGGGGCAGGGTCGGCGACTACGCCCACCCGGTTCTGCTGCTGCAACACCTGCTGTGGCACGAGGGCTATCACGTCGGCCAGATGAAGCTGGCCCTCAAAATCACGGGCCGCCCCCTGAGTGATCAAGAAGCGGGCCCGGCCACCTGGAACGTCTGGCGGCACTGA
- the dinB gene encoding DNA polymerase IV codes for MIVHVDMDAFYASVELREQPELVERPVAVIVPGRRGIVMTANYLARSFGVHSALPVYQARLRCPGIVLLPQRMDLYRAVSAQIHGVFARYTDVIEPLALDEAYLEVTQAGRTLEDAAHLAQAIQADILTETRLTCSAGVSVNKFLAKFGSGQHKPGGLTVIRPEDVDAPLAALPIEAFFGVGPVIAGKLQAQGISTGAELRSRTLAELQAVLGSGKLAPRLYELARGVDERPVEANRAPQSIGVERTFDHDLSTREALLAELPRITAEVEARLMKRGYVGRTAVLKVSFGDGTTVTRHRTSEQPLTGAVELAEAVTQVLTPELVEGRAVRLLGVNVVNLRPRA; via the coding sequence TTGATCGTGCACGTGGATATGGACGCCTTCTACGCCTCCGTCGAATTGCGCGAACAGCCTGAACTGGTCGAACGCCCGGTCGCCGTCATCGTCCCCGGTCGCCGGGGCATCGTCATGACCGCCAACTATCTGGCCCGCAGCTTCGGCGTCCACAGCGCCCTGCCTGTCTATCAGGCCCGCCTGCGCTGCCCCGGAATCGTGCTCCTTCCACAACGCATGGACTTGTACCGCGCCGTCTCCGCACAGATCCACGGCGTCTTCGCCCGCTACACCGACGTCATCGAACCGCTCGCTTTGGACGAGGCGTACCTGGAGGTCACGCAGGCGGGGCGGACGCTTGAAGACGCGGCCCACCTGGCCCAGGCCATTCAGGCGGACATTCTGACCGAAACGCGCCTGACCTGTTCGGCCGGGGTGTCGGTGAACAAGTTTCTCGCGAAGTTCGGCAGTGGGCAGCACAAGCCTGGTGGGCTGACCGTCATCCGGCCCGAGGATGTCGACGCGCCGCTCGCCGCCCTCCCCATTGAGGCGTTTTTCGGGGTAGGGCCCGTGATCGCGGGAAAGCTGCAGGCGCAGGGGATCTCCACGGGAGCAGAGTTGCGTTCGAGGACGCTGGCAGAACTTCAGGCCGTGCTCGGTTCCGGAAAGCTCGCGCCGCGCCTGTATGAGTTGGCGCGCGGTGTGGATGAGCGGCCGGTGGAGGCGAACCGGGCGCCGCAGTCAATTGGGGTGGAACGGACGTTTGACCATGACCTGAGCACGCGGGAGGCGTTGCTGGCCGAACTGCCCAGGATCACGGCCGAGGTCGAAGCGCGACTGATGAAGCGGGGGTACGTGGGGCGGACGGCTGTGCTGAAGGTGAGTTTTGGAGACGGAACGACGGTCACGCGGCACCGGACATCAGAACAGCCCCTGACGGGCGCGGTCGAGCTGGCTGAGGCGGTCACCCAGGTGCTGACCCCAGAGTTGGTGGAGGGGCGAGCAGTGCGGCTGTTGGGCGTGAATGTCGTCAACCTGAGACCCCGGGCCTGA
- a CDS encoding SMI1/KNR4 family protein, with protein MWSALLQDVGVNVLAFVPEAMTDILRLEQVFQVVLPDQLKDLLVEVGPISGRYGEGIVWGTEEIEKQNHLMRASADFRSLSMSFEQLFFFGDLGNGNLVGFRILQGEVDALSVFKWDHESDSRLSLYLTLEG; from the coding sequence GTGTGGTCAGCCCTCCTTCAAGATGTCGGTGTCAATGTGTTGGCATTTGTTCCAGAGGCGATGACAGATATTCTTCGCCTGGAGCAGGTTTTTCAAGTCGTCCTCCCAGATCAACTCAAAGACCTGCTCGTGGAAGTCGGTCCTATTTCGGGCAGATACGGGGAAGGCATCGTGTGGGGCACAGAAGAGATCGAAAAGCAGAACCACCTCATGCGAGCCTCTGCTGATTTCAGATCTCTGTCTATGTCCTTCGAGCAACTCTTCTTCTTCGGAGACTTGGGGAATGGTAACCTGGTAGGCTTCCGGATACTGCAAGGAGAAGTGGACGCGCTGAGCGTCTTCAAGTGGGATCATGAGAGTGACAGCCGGCTCAGTCTTTATTTAACCCTCGAGGGCTGA